The Poseidonibacter lekithochrous region ATGACACACAAAGATTTTTTAGCACTTATTCAAAAAGAAGCCACTTCTATAGATTATGATAGATACCTAAAGCAGCTTACATACAAAAAAATCTCATCTGATGAGAATCTAGCTGTATTCGAAGTATCTAATAAATATATAGCTTCATGGATAAAGAGCAAATACACAGGAGTAATCCAACAATGTTTTGAGCAATACGATGGTACTAAACCAAAAGTAGAAATCAAGATTGCCGGTGAAAAAAAATCGAAAAAAGAAATAATCCAAGAACAAGTTAAAAACGAAACTGCTGAAAGTACGATACTAAATCCATCATATACTTTCAATTCGTTTGTTGTTGGACCTTCTAACCAAATGGCCTATAATGCGTCACTTGCAGTATCAAATAAACCTGGAACTCAGTATAACCCACTATTTATTTACGGTGGTACTGGTCTTGGTAAAACTCACCTTTTACAAGCAGTTGGAAATGCTGCAATTGAAAAAGGTCAAACAGTAATTTACGTAACAATTGAGCAGTTTATGAATGACTTTACATTCTCAATTAAAAATAAAAATATGGAACACTTTAGATCTAAGTATAGAAAGTGTGATGTTTTATTAATTGATGATATACAGTTCCTTTCAGGGAAAGAACAAACTCAAGAAGAGTTCTTCCATACCTTTAATGAACTTCATAATGCAAAAAAACAAATTGTTATGACATCAGATAGACTTCCTTCTCAAATAGCAGGACTTGTAGATAGGCTAAAATCGCGGTTTGAGTGGGGTTTAACGGCTGATATTCAACTTCCAGGGTTAGAGACAAAAATTGCTATTATAGAGAAAAAGTCTGATTTAAATGGTATTGCTCTTACAAGAGAAATCATTAATTTCATTGCAACAAACCTTGATAATTCTATTAGAGAAATAGAAGGTGTACTAATTAGAATTAATGCATCAGCTTCTTTATTAAATCAAGAAATTAGTTTAGATATGGTTCAAAACCTATTAAAAGAGCAAATAAAAGAAACAAAAGAAAACATCAAATTACCCGATGTTATCGATATTGTAGCACGTGAGCTTAATATCAAACCAAGTGATATCAAATCTAAGAAAAGAACAGCAACAGTAGCTAATGCTAGAAGAGTTGTAATATATTTAGCAAGAGAATTAACACATAATTCTATGCCTGATATTGCTAAGTTCTTAGGTATGAAAGATCACTCATCAATTTCTCATAATATTAAAAAAGCAAATGAGTTAATTGAGAAAGATGAAAACTTTAAATTAATTATTGAAAATTTAAAGAATAAAATTATAAATAAGGAGTGGTAACAGTATCTTTTAAAAATAAGTTTAAAAGAGATGTGTGAAAAGGTGTGAATATTTCATTTCGTTATATCACATGAAAGTCTTTCGATACAGACGGGATTACAGATGTATTTTCATCTTTTCACATGTACTACTACCGCTACTAAAATATATAAATAAATAGGAGATAGAATGAGGTTTATAATTACGAAGAATATCATTGAAAATGTTATAGCTTCAATGCAACCTTTTTTAGAGAAAAAAGATGCAAGTGCAATAACATCGCATATATATTTAGAGATTAATAATACTGGTCTAATTTTAAAAGCAACAGATTATGAAATTGGCTTAGAGTCTCATATCGATAATGTAAATGAAAGTGAAGATGGAAAAGCAACAGTTAATGGA contains the following coding sequences:
- the dnaA gene encoding chromosomal replication initiator protein DnaA — protein: MTHKDFLALIQKEATSIDYDRYLKQLTYKKISSDENLAVFEVSNKYIASWIKSKYTGVIQQCFEQYDGTKPKVEIKIAGEKKSKKEIIQEQVKNETAESTILNPSYTFNSFVVGPSNQMAYNASLAVSNKPGTQYNPLFIYGGTGLGKTHLLQAVGNAAIEKGQTVIYVTIEQFMNDFTFSIKNKNMEHFRSKYRKCDVLLIDDIQFLSGKEQTQEEFFHTFNELHNAKKQIVMTSDRLPSQIAGLVDRLKSRFEWGLTADIQLPGLETKIAIIEKKSDLNGIALTREIINFIATNLDNSIREIEGVLIRINASASLLNQEISLDMVQNLLKEQIKETKENIKLPDVIDIVARELNIKPSDIKSKKRTATVANARRVVIYLARELTHNSMPDIAKFLGMKDHSSISHNIKKANELIEKDENFKLIIENLKNKIINKEW